The Triticum aestivum cultivar Chinese Spring chromosome 7B, IWGSC CS RefSeq v2.1, whole genome shotgun sequence genome window below encodes:
- the LOC123155978 gene encoding ERAD-associated E3 ubiquitin-protein ligase HRD1, whose protein sequence is MIRLQTYAVFSLLATITSVYYAFSSREQFYPAMVYLSTSKICFVLLLNTGLVAMCVAWQLVKRVFLGTLREAEVERLNEQSWREVVEILFAVTIFRQDFSVSFLAMVAALLLVKALHWLAQKRVEYIETTPSVPMLSHIRIVSFMLFLLVVDCLFLANSLGSLIQKREASVAIFFSFEYMILATSTVSTFVKYVFYVSDMLAEGQWENKAVYTFYLELISDLVHLSLYMLFFIAIFLNYGVPLHLIRELYETFRNFRIRISDYVRYRKVTSNMNERFPDATPDELDASDVTCIICREEMTTAKKLLCGHLFHVHCLRSWLQRQHTCPTCRAPIIPPDNGRAASAQQHGAQPGVQPGTGTPSSGGAPTENVNMRQLKLEAAASAASLYGRSFAYPPVNTLNRHSGPLHATPSTSQSGEASTSTGHPLEPQPSYSRGPVSSITGSGDPGNSLQKAYEKAIRSQIEVLQIQLQMMQQGATASTTSNENAEQAGK, encoded by the exons ATGATCCGGTTGCAGACGTACGCCGTGTTCAGCCTGCTGGCGACGATAACGTCGGTGTACTATGCGTTCAGCAGCAGGGAGCAGTTCTACCCGGCCATGGTCTACCTCTCCACCTCCAAGATATGCTTCGTGCTGCTCCTCAACACGGGCCTCGTCGCCATGTGCGTCGCCTGGCAGCTCGTGAAGCGCGTCTTCCTGGGGACGCTCCGGGAGGCCGAGGTCGAGCGGCTCAACGAGCAGTCGTGGCGTGAGGTCGTGGAGATCCTCTTCGCGGTCACCATCTTCCGCCAGGATTTCTCCGTCTCTTTCCTCGCCATGGTCGCCGCCCTGCTCCTCGTCAAGGCTCTGCACTGGCTTGCGCAGAAGAGGGTCGAGTACATTGAGACCACACCCTCCGTGCCAATGCTGTCGCACATAAGGATCGTGTCCTTCATGCTATTCCTTCTTGTCGTCGACTGCCTCTTCCTGGCGAACTCGCTGGGGTCGCTGATACAGAAGCGGGAGGCATCTGTTGCAATCTTCTTTTCCTTTGA GTATATGATACTGGCAACATCGACAGTATCGACATTCGTGAAGTATGTATTCTATGTCAGCGACATGCTAGCGGAAGGTCAATGGGAGAATAAAGCAGTGTATACATTTTATTTGGAGCTTATCAGCGACCTTGTGCACTTGTCTTTATATATGCTATTCTTCATAGCGATCTTCCT GAACTATGGTGTCCCACTGCACTTGATTCGTGAGCTGTATGAGACCTTCCGCAACTTCAGAATTCGCATTTCAGATTATGTGCGCTACAGAAAGGTGACTTCCAACATGAATGAACGCTTTCCAGATGCTACACCAGATGAGCTCGATGC GAGTGATGTCACATGTATTATTTGCCGTGAAGAGATGACCACAGCAAAGAAGCTGCTTTGTGGGCACTTGTTCCATGTACATTGTTTGAGGTCATGGCTACAGCGCCAACATACTTGCCCAACATGTAGAGCTCCAATTATCCCCCCAGATAATGGACGTGCAGCATCAGCACAACAGCATGGAGCTCAACCTGGAGTTCAGCCTG GCACTGGTACTCCAAGTTCAGGAGGAGCACCAACTGAGAACGTGAACATGCGTCAATTAAAACTTGAGGCTGCTGCTTCAGCTGCTTCCTTGTATGGGAGATCATTTGCTTATCCTCCAGTGAACACTTTGAATAG GCACTCAGGACCTCTGCACGCAACACCAAGTACCTCACAATCAGGAGAAGCAAGTACTTCCACTGGCCATCCATTAGAACCTCAGCCTTCTTATTCACGTGGTCCAGTTAGTTCAATAACTGGTAGCGGGGACCCTGGAAATTCACTACAAAAGGCATATGAAAAGGCTATAAGGAGCCAGATAGAG GTGTTGCAAATCCAATTGCAAATGATGCAGCAAGGGGCCACCGCATCAACAACTAGCAACGAGAACGCTGAGCAAGCCGGAAAATAA
- the LOC123156796 gene encoding protein FATTY ACID EXPORT 1, chloroplastic isoform X1, with amino-acid sequence MATAQLRGSAVPGTARRWPAPSGAILRFGPLATSRLPAASLRRRGAFSGLSASVVRESLTTMCMKSKCTSTPIDHATAPEHTEDEVPEPTSVVTGEEINIDQEVAPPHKSAIIHDFCLGIPFGGLLFSMGLVGFLFWRSPVSLTFGVAPGLAILGLAVLSLKGWRSGKSSLPFILAQAAVAAAVAWKHCQAYATTKKLLPWGFYTALSALMICFYSYVLLAGGNPPPKKKPAAAI; translated from the exons ATGGCAACGGCCCAGCTCCGCGGATCGGCGGTGCCCGGGACGGCGAGGAGGTGGCCGGCTCCCTCCGGCGCCATCCTCCGCTTCGGGCCGCTCGCCACGTCCAGGCTCCCGGCAGCGTCGCTTCGTCGGAGGGGAGCCTTCAGTGGCCTTTCCGCTAGTGTCGTCAGGGAG TCATTGACTACAATGTGCATGAAGTCAAAATGTACTAGCACTCCCATTGATCATGCCACTGCTCCTGAGCATACAGAAGATGAAGTTCCCGAGCCAACCTCTGTGGTGACTGGTGAAGAGATAAATATAGACCAGGAAGTTGCTCCGCCACATAAGAGTGCCATAATACATGATTTCTGCTTAGGGATCCCTTTTG GTGGATTATTATTTTCCATGGGCCTTGTTGGATTTCTATTTTGGAGGAGTCCTGTAAGTCTTACTTTTGGCGTTGCACCTGGTCTTGCTATATTGGGACTTGCCGTGCTTAGTCTTAAGGGTTGGAGGAGTGGAAAGTCCAGCTTGCCATTTATACTGGCACAAGCAG ctgttgctgctgctgtagcATGGAAGCACTGCCAGGCGTATGCCACA ACAAAGAAGCTGCTTCCCTGGGGCTTTTATACTGCGCTCAG TGCCTTGATGATCTGCTTCTACTCGTACGTGTTGCTTGCCGGGGGGAATCCACCACCAAAGAAGAAGCCAGCAGCTGCTATATAA
- the LOC123156796 gene encoding protein FATTY ACID EXPORT 1, chloroplastic isoform X2, translating into MFSLASMFDLSLTTMCMKSKCTSTPIDHATAPEHTEDEVPEPTSVVTGEEINIDQEVAPPHKSAIIHDFCLGIPFGGLLFSMGLVGFLFWRSPVSLTFGVAPGLAILGLAVLSLKGWRSGKSSLPFILAQAAVAAAVAWKHCQAYATTKKLLPWGFYTALSALMICFYSYVLLAGGNPPPKKKPAAAI; encoded by the exons ATGTTCAGCCTGGCTTCTATGTTTGATCTG TCATTGACTACAATGTGCATGAAGTCAAAATGTACTAGCACTCCCATTGATCATGCCACTGCTCCTGAGCATACAGAAGATGAAGTTCCCGAGCCAACCTCTGTGGTGACTGGTGAAGAGATAAATATAGACCAGGAAGTTGCTCCGCCACATAAGAGTGCCATAATACATGATTTCTGCTTAGGGATCCCTTTTG GTGGATTATTATTTTCCATGGGCCTTGTTGGATTTCTATTTTGGAGGAGTCCTGTAAGTCTTACTTTTGGCGTTGCACCTGGTCTTGCTATATTGGGACTTGCCGTGCTTAGTCTTAAGGGTTGGAGGAGTGGAAAGTCCAGCTTGCCATTTATACTGGCACAAGCAG ctgttgctgctgctgtagcATGGAAGCACTGCCAGGCGTATGCCACA ACAAAGAAGCTGCTTCCCTGGGGCTTTTATACTGCGCTCAG TGCCTTGATGATCTGCTTCTACTCGTACGTGTTGCTTGCCGGGGGGAATCCACCACCAAAGAAGAAGCCAGCAGCTGCTATATAA